TTTTGCCAGCCTGCACGATGAAAAAAAGTGGCATTAATATTAGAAAAAACAAATTCATCCCACAAATGAGTACTACGAGAATCAGTAACTTCTAAACGCTTAACCTCAATTTTAGAATTCATAAACTATATCGAAAAAACTCTATCAACTCTATCCCAATTAAAATCCAATAGCAATTTTTTTATTTTTCCTTCCATTCCTTTAATATTCACATAGTGTCTAAATTTCGTTTTTATATTTACACCCGGGATTCTTGGTTGTTCAATATCTATTTCCCAAGGATGAAAATAAAACATGGCAGACTGCTTATCGGTAGCTAAAACTCGACCTATCATCAATTTCGATATAGAGTAGGGTAGCAATCTAAAATAACCACCACCACTAGACGGAAAGTTTTTGCCAAAGAGTCGAACAGTAGTGATCGGTATCTCTATCAATCCTTCTCTAACGGGATAAGAAAATCTCGGTGCATCAGGCATCCCATAATGATCATGCTTGATTGGATAAATACTCGAGCTGTATTTGTACCCTGCAGAAAGCAAACAATCAAAAGCCCATAAATTACTGTAACTAATAGAGAAGCTCGGCGCCCTGTAACCTTTAACTTCAACGCCAGATATATCTTCTAGTAGTTTTTTAGAAGATTTAATATCAGATAAAAAATCCTTCTCAGACAAATCAGAAGCACGGTCATGCTGGTAGCCATGACTTGCCAGCTCATGTCCCTCCTGCACAATTTTATTTACTATCTGTGGGTATCGCTCCGCGATCCATCCCAATGTAAAAAAAGTGGCTTTAGTGCCACTATTATCTAATAATTCTAAAATTTTACCGATATTTCTTTCAATGCGACACTCATGCACATTCCAGTCATCTTTTTTTATGTAGGGAGAAAATGCAGAGACCTGAAAATAATCTTCTACATCAATAGTAAATGCGTTCGTGATGACACTATTATGATTCATGCTGAGAGATATCTAAAATTACAA
This sequence is a window from Rhodoferax sp. WC2427. Protein-coding genes within it:
- a CDS encoding XrtA system polysaccharide deacetylase, translating into MNHNSVITNAFTIDVEDYFQVSAFSPYIKKDDWNVHECRIERNIGKILELLDNSGTKATFFTLGWIAERYPQIVNKIVQEGHELASHGYQHDRASDLSEKDFLSDIKSSKKLLEDISGVEVKGYRAPSFSISYSNLWAFDCLLSAGYKYSSSIYPIKHDHYGMPDAPRFSYPVREGLIEIPITTVRLFGKNFPSSGGGYFRLLPYSISKLMIGRVLATDKQSAMFYFHPWEIDIEQPRIPGVNIKTKFRHYVNIKGMEGKIKKLLLDFNWDRVDRVFSI